The following are encoded in a window of Amycolatopsis lexingtonensis genomic DNA:
- a CDS encoding S53 family peptidase, producing MRRPVIRLIALAATAVTAAGLLVGAAAASDRTPLPGSVPAWAKSSARTGAANSADNVAFRVYLGWSGDAAAAANSVSTPGSAAYGRYLTAAQFRQRFAPSQNDVGAVQQWLRKAGFDVGYTPGNHRYVQAEGTVAQAAAAFGTSFGEYKVAGKTLRAPEQDLSLPAGLPSSVSAVVGLDESFALLQPSAGPAASPSPAFVNAPPCSAYYGEKTTATTLTPDGVKVPDAYGHPNPWAPCGYTPAQLQSAYGVQQAIAAGTNGAGQTVAIIDAYASPTILSDVNTYSRLHGLPQLSGNQFTQVAAPGVYGRPQNPKQDPQGWYGEETLDVEAVHSIAPGANIVYVGSPNNYQDLDAAMNHVVDQHLASIVTNSYGFSTELLPTGYVKPFNDTLIEAAATGIGVYFSSGDNADETGGVAANYPNATPDWPAVSPWVTAVGGTSLGVGKNGEYLFETGWETGRSVLTNGAWVPTPPGEFFGGAGGGTSRLFTQPAYQAGVVPNAIATANGARPQPMRAVPDVAALADPNTGFLVGQTQAFPDGTAKYSEYRIGGTSLASPLFAAFVALAQQRAGHEFGFANPLLYGRAGSSAFHDVKQPPSPMAVARVNYNNSVDASAGYSAASLRSLDADAVLTIHVRDGYDDVTGIGTPNGAAFLTGLG from the coding sequence ATGCGCAGACCCGTGATCCGGCTGATCGCGCTGGCCGCAACGGCCGTAACGGCCGCCGGTCTCCTGGTCGGGGCCGCCGCGGCCAGCGACCGGACCCCGTTGCCGGGCAGCGTCCCGGCCTGGGCGAAATCATCCGCCCGTACCGGGGCGGCGAATTCGGCGGACAATGTGGCGTTTCGCGTTTACCTCGGCTGGAGCGGCGACGCGGCCGCCGCGGCGAACAGCGTCTCGACGCCGGGCTCCGCCGCCTACGGCCGGTACCTCACCGCCGCGCAGTTCCGGCAGCGGTTCGCGCCGTCGCAGAACGACGTGGGCGCGGTGCAACAGTGGCTGCGCAAGGCCGGCTTCGACGTCGGCTACACCCCGGGCAACCACCGGTACGTGCAGGCCGAAGGGACGGTCGCGCAGGCCGCGGCGGCGTTCGGCACGAGCTTCGGCGAGTACAAGGTCGCCGGCAAGACGCTGCGCGCGCCCGAGCAGGACCTGTCGCTGCCCGCCGGCCTCCCGTCGAGCGTCAGCGCGGTCGTCGGGCTCGACGAGTCGTTCGCGCTGCTGCAGCCGTCCGCCGGCCCGGCCGCGTCGCCGTCCCCCGCGTTCGTCAACGCGCCGCCGTGCTCGGCCTACTACGGCGAGAAGACCACCGCGACCACGCTCACCCCGGACGGCGTCAAGGTGCCGGACGCCTACGGGCACCCGAACCCGTGGGCGCCGTGCGGCTACACGCCCGCGCAGCTGCAGAGCGCGTACGGCGTCCAGCAGGCCATCGCCGCCGGCACCAACGGCGCCGGCCAGACCGTGGCGATCATCGACGCCTACGCGTCGCCGACGATCCTCTCCGACGTCAACACCTACTCCCGCCTGCACGGCCTGCCGCAGCTGTCCGGCAACCAGTTCACCCAGGTGGCGGCGCCGGGCGTGTACGGCAGGCCGCAGAACCCGAAGCAGGACCCGCAGGGCTGGTACGGCGAGGAGACCCTCGACGTCGAGGCGGTGCACAGCATCGCGCCGGGCGCGAACATCGTCTACGTCGGTTCGCCGAACAACTACCAGGACCTCGACGCGGCGATGAACCACGTCGTCGACCAGCACCTGGCCTCGATCGTGACGAACTCCTACGGGTTCTCGACCGAGCTGCTGCCGACCGGCTACGTCAAGCCGTTCAACGACACGCTCATCGAGGCGGCGGCGACCGGGATCGGCGTCTACTTCTCCAGCGGGGACAACGCCGACGAGACCGGCGGCGTCGCGGCGAACTACCCGAACGCGACGCCGGACTGGCCCGCGGTCAGCCCGTGGGTGACCGCGGTCGGCGGGACGTCGCTCGGCGTCGGCAAGAACGGCGAGTACCTGTTCGAGACCGGCTGGGAGACCGGGCGGTCGGTGCTGACCAACGGTGCGTGGGTGCCCACCCCGCCGGGCGAGTTCTTCGGCGGCGCCGGTGGCGGCACGAGCCGGCTGTTCACCCAGCCCGCGTACCAGGCCGGAGTCGTGCCGAACGCGATCGCGACGGCGAACGGCGCGCGCCCGCAGCCGATGCGCGCGGTGCCGGACGTGGCCGCGCTGGCCGACCCGAACACCGGTTTCCTGGTCGGGCAGACGCAGGCGTTCCCGGACGGCACGGCGAAGTACAGCGAGTACCGCATCGGCGGCACGAGCTTGGCGTCACCGCTGTTCGCCGCGTTCGTCGCGCTGGCGCAGCAGCGGGCGGGCCACGAGTTCGGCTTCGCCAACCCGCTGCTGTACGGGCGGGCGGGCAGCTCGGCGTTCCACGACGTCAAGCAGCCGCCGTCGCCGATGGCGGTCGCCCGCGTCAACTACAACAACTCGGTCGACGCGTCAGCCGGGTACTCGGCGGCGAGCCTGCGTTCGCTGGACGCCGACGCCGTGCTGACGATCCACGTCCGTGACGGCTACGACGACGTCACGGGCATCGGCACCCCGAACGGAGCCGCGTTCCTGACCGGCCTCGGCTAG
- a CDS encoding arabinosyltransferase domain-containing protein, translating into MRLIAVALGLLSALCALAFPFLPVVQDTAEVVWPTGSDTRSVNAPLTGYWAQDLRAELPCAAIRSVDARTNGPGLLFATVPDGRTDPNAGKGVGLQLRVDNGVLFASSQGQQIAQQPLPAEKCDVELDVDATQMTLAVAGTPIFHAEGDVRPRVVGIYSSINSSKDPIAGLHVSVVPDTRYQTSPTALKIVVGVVAVLSLIGCMIAVWRRDSGFARRAPRWAPVGWWRLTLRDATVIAALGAWVFIGPVTSDDGYILTMARVTESTGYLTNYHRWFGVAEAPFGWFYHVFELMTHVSTVPPWIRLPSFLLGVLSWLLISREVMPRLGTQIRTSRPASWAAATVFLIWWMPYNNGVRPEPVAALGSLLAICAVERTLVTRRLLPLCLGLTAAGFTLAATPTGLIAVAPFLVAARPLFKLVRQRANESGWLPVLAPVAAAGLLVLVVVFADQTFATVQEATRIRTQVGPNLSWFQELARYQLLFESLPDGSAPRRFPVLLVVLCTATCLVMLLRRGRIQGASLGPARRLIGTTALFFLLLALTPTKWTHHFGAFAAVGASMAALTALATSSTVLRSKRNRAAFLAGLLVVAALAATGPNTYWFVSRLGVQWTNVAPSIGGIGLSTILLVAAAIAGVYAFVENVRAHRPGLPAQPQEGRLRALRLGSLSLVVVCGLVAAGEFVTMAWAIHNQAGSYSLGAANVGHLFGKSCNLSDHVMVERDAATSILHTQSEQRTVAEKPQENSPLPNPDQDNGRVQTGFHTRPVDDKDPLAEPPHGFTPEKVPMWSSFLDPETRAGRLRSDWYALTEKPADGQVVVATAGAARRPTSVSLDYGHNTPDGVKIVRSQFMLPPGAGTGGWNDTRINLRDLPPETDAVRINIVDNDLTEDGWIAASAPRVPTFTTLTDRIGSKPVYVDWPASFVYPCVQPVTSHDGISQVPAYRITAGGLADEANWASSTNGGPIGWLEELAEEPEVPSYLIGQPSQSWGQLLQIEPFTEGIAPTVVHGEKTVPGWWSPGPGPRQPNGKDPTR; encoded by the coding sequence ATGCGTCTGATTGCCGTAGCGCTGGGGTTGCTCTCGGCCTTGTGCGCGCTGGCTTTCCCCTTCCTGCCGGTGGTGCAGGACACGGCGGAGGTCGTCTGGCCCACCGGCAGCGACACCCGCTCCGTCAACGCGCCCTTGACCGGGTACTGGGCGCAGGACCTGCGCGCCGAACTGCCGTGCGCGGCGATCCGCTCGGTCGACGCCCGCACCAACGGCCCGGGCCTGCTCTTCGCCACCGTGCCGGACGGGCGCACCGACCCGAACGCCGGCAAGGGCGTCGGCCTGCAGCTGCGCGTGGACAACGGCGTGCTGTTCGCCTCCAGCCAGGGCCAGCAGATCGCCCAGCAGCCGCTGCCCGCCGAGAAGTGCGACGTCGAGCTCGACGTCGACGCGACGCAGATGACCCTCGCCGTGGCCGGGACGCCGATCTTCCACGCCGAAGGGGACGTCCGCCCGCGGGTCGTCGGCATCTACTCCTCGATCAACTCGAGCAAGGACCCGATCGCCGGCCTGCACGTCTCGGTCGTGCCGGACACGCGCTACCAGACGTCGCCGACCGCGCTGAAGATCGTCGTCGGCGTGGTCGCCGTGCTGTCGCTGATCGGCTGCATGATCGCGGTCTGGCGCCGTGACTCCGGCTTCGCGCGCCGCGCCCCGCGCTGGGCGCCGGTCGGCTGGTGGCGGCTGACGCTGCGCGACGCCACGGTGATCGCCGCGCTCGGCGCGTGGGTCTTCATCGGGCCGGTGACTTCGGACGACGGCTACATCCTCACCATGGCCCGGGTCACCGAATCGACCGGCTACCTGACGAACTACCACCGCTGGTTCGGCGTCGCCGAGGCGCCGTTCGGCTGGTTCTACCACGTCTTCGAGCTGATGACGCACGTCAGCACGGTGCCGCCGTGGATCCGGCTGCCGTCGTTCCTGCTCGGCGTGCTCAGCTGGCTGCTGATCAGCCGTGAGGTGATGCCGCGCCTGGGCACCCAGATCCGCACCAGCCGCCCGGCCAGCTGGGCCGCCGCGACGGTGTTCCTGATCTGGTGGATGCCCTACAACAACGGCGTCCGGCCGGAACCGGTGGCCGCGCTCGGCTCGCTGCTGGCGATCTGCGCGGTCGAACGCACGCTGGTCACACGGCGGCTGCTGCCGCTGTGCCTCGGCCTGACCGCGGCCGGGTTCACCCTGGCCGCGACGCCGACCGGGCTGATCGCGGTGGCGCCGTTCCTGGTCGCCGCGCGGCCGCTGTTCAAGCTGGTGCGCCAGCGCGCGAACGAGAGCGGCTGGCTCCCGGTGCTGGCGCCGGTCGCCGCGGCCGGGCTGCTCGTGCTGGTCGTGGTGTTCGCCGACCAGACGTTCGCGACCGTGCAGGAGGCCACCCGGATCCGCACCCAGGTCGGCCCGAACCTCTCGTGGTTCCAGGAGCTCGCGCGCTACCAGCTGCTGTTCGAGAGCCTCCCCGACGGCTCGGCGCCGCGCCGCTTCCCGGTGCTGCTGGTGGTGCTGTGCACGGCCACCTGCCTGGTGATGCTGCTGCGCCGCGGCCGCATCCAGGGCGCGTCGCTCGGCCCGGCGCGCCGGCTGATCGGCACCACGGCGTTGTTCTTCCTGCTGCTGGCCCTGACGCCGACGAAGTGGACGCACCACTTCGGCGCGTTCGCCGCGGTCGGCGCGTCGATGGCGGCGCTGACCGCGCTCGCGACCAGTTCGACGGTGCTGCGGTCCAAACGCAACCGCGCGGCCTTCCTGGCCGGGCTGCTGGTCGTCGCGGCGCTGGCCGCGACCGGGCCGAACACGTACTGGTTCGTCTCGCGCCTCGGCGTCCAGTGGACGAACGTGGCGCCGTCGATCGGCGGCATCGGCCTGTCCACGATCCTGCTGGTGGCGGCGGCGATCGCCGGGGTGTACGCGTTCGTCGAGAACGTCCGCGCGCACCGGCCGGGCCTGCCCGCTCAGCCCCAGGAAGGCCGGTTGCGCGCGCTGCGGCTCGGGTCCCTTTCGCTGGTGGTGGTCTGCGGCCTGGTGGCGGCGGGCGAGTTCGTCACGATGGCGTGGGCGATCCACAACCAGGCCGGCAGCTACAGCCTGGGCGCGGCGAACGTCGGGCACCTGTTCGGCAAGAGCTGCAACCTTTCCGACCACGTGATGGTCGAGCGCGACGCGGCGACGAGCATCCTGCACACGCAGTCCGAGCAGCGGACCGTCGCGGAGAAGCCGCAGGAGAACTCGCCGCTGCCGAACCCGGACCAGGACAACGGCCGCGTCCAGACCGGCTTCCACACCCGCCCGGTCGACGACAAGGACCCGCTGGCCGAGCCGCCGCACGGGTTCACCCCGGAGAAGGTCCCGATGTGGTCGAGCTTCCTCGACCCGGAAACGCGCGCCGGACGGCTGCGCAGCGACTGGTACGCGCTGACGGAGAAGCCGGCGGACGGCCAGGTCGTGGTGGCGACCGCGGGCGCGGCCCGCCGCCCGACGTCGGTCAGCCTCGACTACGGCCACAACACCCCGGACGGCGTGAAGATCGTCCGCAGCCAGTTCATGCTGCCCCCGGGCGCGGGTACCGGCGGCTGGAACGACACCCGCATCAACCTGCGCGACCTCCCCCCGGAGACGGACGCGGTCCGCATCAACATCGTCGACAACGACCTCACCGAGGACGGCTGGATCGCGGCGTCCGCCCCGCGCGTCCCGACGTTCACGACGCTGACCGACCGCATCGGCTCGAAGCCGGTGTACGTGGACTGGCCGGCGTCGTTCGTGTACCCGTGCGTCCAGCCGGTGACGTCCCACGACGGCATCTCCCAGGTCCCGGCCTACCGCATCACGGCGGGCGGCCTGGCCGACGAGGCGAACTGGGCGTCGTCGACGAACGGCGGGCCGATCGGGTGGCTGGAGGAGCTGGCCGAGGAGCCGGAGGTCCCGAGCTACCTGATCGGGCAACCGAGCCAGTCGTGGGGTCAGCTGCTGCAGATCGAGCCGTTCACGGAAGGCATCGCGCCGACGGTGGTGCACGGGGAGAAGACGGTGCCGGGCTGGTGGTCGCCGGGTCCGGGGCCGCGGCAGCCGAACGGCAAGGACCCGACGCGCTGA
- the bluB gene encoding 5,6-dimethylbenzimidazole synthase, translating into MIEEFYEVLRKRRDVRGEFTGAPIPEATLTRVLEAAHAAPSVGLTQPWDFVLVDDHPTRETFAKHVHEEREVFAAQLTEDRASTFANIKIEGILESSLGVVVTYDPARGAPDVLGRHAIADAGLYSVCLAIQNLWLAATAEGLGVGWVSFYREPFLSELLGIPDGVRPVAWLCVGPVSRLETVPDLERHGWRNRRPLTEAVHHGRFTPRDPGAASAADR; encoded by the coding sequence ATGATCGAAGAGTTCTACGAAGTCCTGCGCAAGCGCCGGGACGTCCGCGGCGAGTTCACCGGCGCACCCATCCCCGAAGCGACCCTGACGAGGGTCCTCGAAGCCGCGCACGCCGCGCCCAGCGTCGGGCTCACCCAGCCATGGGACTTCGTGCTGGTCGACGACCACCCGACGCGCGAGACGTTCGCGAAGCACGTCCACGAAGAGCGGGAGGTGTTCGCCGCGCAGCTCACCGAAGACCGCGCGAGCACCTTCGCGAACATCAAGATCGAGGGCATCCTCGAGTCGAGCCTCGGCGTCGTCGTCACCTACGACCCGGCCCGCGGCGCGCCCGACGTCCTCGGCAGGCACGCCATCGCCGACGCCGGCCTCTACTCGGTGTGCCTGGCGATCCAGAACCTCTGGCTCGCCGCCACCGCGGAAGGCCTCGGCGTCGGCTGGGTGAGCTTCTACCGGGAGCCGTTCCTGAGCGAGCTGCTCGGCATCCCGGACGGCGTCCGGCCGGTGGCGTGGCTCTGCGTCGGCCCGGTGAGCCGGCTCGAGACCGTGCCGGACCTGGAACGCCACGGCTGGCGCAACCGCCGTCCCCTGACCGAGGCGGTCCACCACGGGCGGTTCACCCCGCGTGATCCGGGGGCTGCGTCAGCCGCCGACCGCTGA
- a CDS encoding cobalt-precorrin-6A reductase, producing the protein MILILGGTGEARKLAEDLTAREVRVVSSLAGRVARPRLPAGEVRVGGFGGPEGLATWLRENDIEAVVDATHPFAERIGANAAKAAELTGTPLLRLARPGWQPGPEDVWHWADDLADAARKLPELGNRVFLTSGRQGLPAFAHLDDLWFLIRCVDPPEPPLPRHHELILARGPYEVAAERELLGRVDVLVTKDSGGAQTSAKLTAARELRKPVLVVRRPPRPVTETAATVPEAVDWVLHR; encoded by the coding sequence GTGATCCTCATCCTCGGCGGCACCGGCGAAGCCCGGAAACTCGCCGAAGACCTCACAGCGCGCGAAGTCCGGGTCGTCTCTTCGCTGGCCGGACGCGTCGCGCGGCCGCGGCTGCCGGCCGGCGAAGTGCGCGTAGGCGGCTTCGGTGGTCCCGAAGGGCTCGCGACCTGGCTCCGCGAGAACGACATTGAAGCCGTCGTCGATGCCACGCACCCCTTCGCCGAGCGCATCGGCGCCAACGCGGCGAAGGCGGCCGAACTGACCGGCACGCCCCTCCTGCGGCTCGCCCGCCCGGGCTGGCAGCCGGGCCCCGAGGACGTCTGGCACTGGGCGGACGACCTCGCCGACGCCGCCCGCAAGCTCCCCGAGCTGGGGAACCGCGTGTTCCTCACCAGCGGCCGCCAGGGGCTGCCCGCCTTCGCGCACCTCGACGACCTGTGGTTCCTGATCCGCTGCGTCGACCCGCCCGAGCCTCCGCTGCCGCGCCACCACGAGCTGATCCTGGCCCGCGGGCCGTACGAGGTGGCCGCCGAGCGCGAACTGCTCGGCCGCGTGGACGTCCTGGTCACCAAGGACTCCGGCGGCGCCCAGACCAGCGCGAAGCTGACCGCGGCCCGGGAGCTGCGCAAGCCCGTCCTGGTCGTCCGGCGCCCGCCCCGCCCGGTGACCGAGACCGCCGCCACCGTCCCCGAAGCCGTCGATTGGGTACTGCACCGATGA
- a CDS encoding Gfo/Idh/MocA family protein, producing the protein MTELRWGLLAAGTIAGHFAAGVDESKHGTLAAVGARDAGRARDFAARFDIPKAYGSYEDLLADPDVDAVYVSTPHALHKEWAIAAAEAGKHVLCEKPLTITAADAEEVIAAARKHDVFLMEGFMYRLHPQTRRLAELIAAGAIGEVRAVDTTFSFDSNPEETARLSDPALGGGGILDVGCYCTSLARLVAQAATGEAVVEPTEVSGMARLSADGVDEYATGLLRLPGDILATISCGIRLTREDGIRVYGSRGHLHIPRPAWIHPLRTPGTSQIILTPAGGEPEVIEVEATQGVFAREADHVAAHVGDRQAPELTWAETLANLRTLDRWREAVGYGRPR; encoded by the coding sequence GTGACGGAACTGCGCTGGGGCCTGCTGGCCGCCGGGACGATCGCCGGCCACTTCGCCGCGGGTGTCGACGAAAGCAAGCACGGCACGCTGGCCGCCGTCGGCGCGCGCGACGCCGGCCGGGCGCGGGACTTCGCCGCGCGGTTCGACATCCCGAAGGCGTACGGCAGCTACGAAGACCTGCTCGCCGACCCGGACGTCGACGCCGTCTACGTCTCGACACCGCACGCCCTGCACAAGGAGTGGGCGATCGCCGCCGCCGAAGCGGGCAAGCACGTGCTGTGCGAGAAGCCGCTGACCATCACCGCGGCCGACGCCGAAGAGGTCATCGCCGCCGCGCGGAAGCACGACGTCTTCCTCATGGAAGGGTTCATGTACCGGCTGCACCCGCAGACCCGGCGGCTGGCCGAGCTGATCGCGGCCGGTGCGATCGGCGAGGTCCGCGCGGTCGACACCACCTTCTCCTTCGACAGCAACCCCGAGGAAACGGCCCGGCTCAGTGATCCGGCGCTCGGCGGGGGCGGGATCCTCGACGTCGGCTGCTACTGCACCTCGCTGGCCCGGCTGGTCGCCCAGGCCGCGACCGGCGAAGCCGTGGTGGAGCCGACCGAGGTCAGCGGGATGGCCCGGCTGAGCGCGGACGGCGTCGACGAGTACGCGACCGGCCTGCTGCGGCTGCCCGGCGACATCCTCGCGACGATCTCGTGCGGCATCCGGCTGACCCGCGAAGACGGCATCCGCGTGTACGGCTCGCGCGGGCACCTCCACATCCCGCGGCCCGCGTGGATCCACCCGCTGCGGACGCCGGGCACGTCGCAGATCATCCTGACCCCGGCCGGCGGCGAGCCAGAGGTCATCGAGGTCGAAGCGACCCAAGGCGTCTTCGCGCGCGAAGCGGACCACGTCGCCGCGCACGTCGGCGACCGGCAGGCACCCGAGCTGACCTGGGCGGAAACCCTCGCCAACCTGCGGACCCTCGACCGGTGGCGCGAGGCCGTCGGGTACGGACGTCCCCGGTGA
- the cobM gene encoding precorrin-4 C(11)-methyltransferase: MTVHFIGAGPGAADLITVRGRDLLARCGVCLYPGSMTPTDLLAYCPPEAELVDTANLSLEQIVARMVAAHRAGHEVARLTSGDPSLYSAVAEQMRRLDVENVPYEVVPGVPAFAASAAVLQRELTVPEIGQSLVITRVQARSTKMPPGETLAAFAATGATLALHLAINHVERVAAELIPHYGDDCPVAVVALATQPGETVVRGVLGDLPALVREAGMTRAATIFVGRVLAATNFPDSFLYSSARDRADQPESL; encoded by the coding sequence ATGACCGTGCACTTCATCGGGGCCGGGCCGGGGGCCGCCGACCTCATCACCGTGCGGGGGCGCGACCTCCTCGCCCGCTGCGGGGTCTGCCTCTACCCGGGCAGCATGACCCCCACCGACCTCCTCGCCTACTGCCCACCCGAAGCCGAACTCGTCGACACGGCGAACCTCAGCCTCGAGCAGATCGTCGCGCGGATGGTGGCGGCCCACCGCGCCGGGCACGAGGTCGCGCGGCTGACCTCCGGTGACCCGTCGCTCTACAGCGCCGTCGCCGAGCAGATGCGGCGGCTCGACGTGGAAAACGTGCCGTACGAAGTCGTCCCCGGCGTGCCCGCCTTCGCCGCGTCGGCCGCCGTGCTGCAGCGCGAACTCACCGTGCCCGAAATCGGGCAGAGCCTGGTCATCACGCGGGTCCAAGCGCGCTCCACGAAGATGCCGCCGGGCGAAACCCTCGCCGCCTTCGCCGCCACCGGAGCAACTCTCGCGCTGCACCTCGCGATCAACCACGTCGAGCGGGTGGCCGCCGAACTGATCCCGCACTACGGCGACGACTGCCCGGTCGCCGTCGTCGCGCTCGCGACCCAGCCCGGGGAAACCGTCGTGCGCGGGGTGCTCGGCGACCTCCCCGCCCTCGTCCGCGAAGCCGGGATGACCCGTGCGGCCACCATCTTCGTCGGGCGGGTGCTCGCCGCCACGAACTTTCCCGACAGCTTCCTCTATTCGAGTGCCCGGGACCGGGCCGACCAACCGGAGTCGTTGTGA
- the cbiE gene encoding precorrin-6y C5,15-methyltransferase (decarboxylating) subunit CbiE, with product MVGIGADGWSGLSEQAQALVLGADVVLGAPRQLDYLPPEVDGVPWPSPLLPALDAFIAEHEGQRICVLASGDPFLSGVGTTLVAHGYEVDAFPALSSVTLARARLGWSAEETEVVTLVGRSSARVARVLAPRRRVLVLGADATALRSLLTVRGYGESELFALENLGGPEERITDGWAGEPGPLTVFALECVGPALPLIGIPDDVYAHDGQLTKRDLRVSALSRLAPSPGELLWDVGAGAGSVGIEWSRLHGLNRAVAIERDAERAERIGRNAVDLGVPELEVVTGEAPEVLSALPAPDAVFIGGGVTVAGVLETCVATGARVVAHGVTVEAEQVLARAYAEHGGELVRIGVERAAPLGGFTGWTPARVVTQWSSR from the coding sequence GTGGTGGGGATCGGAGCTGACGGGTGGTCCGGCCTGTCGGAGCAAGCCCAAGCACTCGTCCTCGGCGCCGACGTCGTGCTGGGTGCGCCGAGGCAGCTCGACTACCTGCCGCCGGAGGTCGACGGCGTCCCTTGGCCGTCGCCGTTGCTGCCCGCGCTCGACGCGTTCATCGCGGAGCACGAAGGACAGCGGATCTGCGTCCTGGCCAGCGGCGATCCGTTTTTGTCGGGGGTCGGCACTACGCTCGTGGCACATGGATACGAGGTCGACGCGTTCCCCGCGCTCTCGTCGGTGACACTGGCCAGGGCCCGGCTGGGCTGGTCCGCCGAAGAGACCGAGGTGGTGACGCTCGTCGGCCGCTCGTCGGCTCGCGTCGCCCGGGTGCTGGCCCCGCGGCGGCGGGTGCTCGTCCTGGGTGCCGACGCGACGGCTTTGCGCTCCCTCCTCACCGTGCGGGGGTATGGCGAGAGCGAGCTGTTCGCGCTGGAGAACCTGGGCGGGCCGGAGGAGCGCATCACCGACGGCTGGGCGGGCGAACCCGGCCCGCTGACGGTGTTCGCGCTGGAGTGCGTGGGCCCGGCGCTGCCCCTGATCGGCATCCCGGACGACGTGTACGCCCACGACGGCCAGCTGACGAAGCGCGACCTGCGGGTTTCGGCCCTGTCGAGGCTCGCGCCGAGCCCCGGCGAGCTGCTGTGGGACGTCGGCGCGGGCGCGGGCAGCGTCGGCATCGAGTGGTCGCGGCTGCACGGGCTGAACCGGGCGGTCGCGATCGAGCGGGACGCGGAACGAGCGGAGCGGATCGGCCGCAACGCGGTGGACCTGGGAGTACCGGAGCTGGAGGTGGTGACGGGAGAGGCACCGGAGGTGCTGAGCGCGTTGCCCGCCCCGGACGCGGTGTTCATCGGCGGCGGGGTGACGGTGGCAGGAGTGCTCGAGACATGTGTGGCCACCGGGGCCCGGGTGGTGGCGCACGGGGTGACGGTGGAGGCGGAACAGGTGCTGGCGCGGGCATATGCGGAGCACGGCGGCGAGCTGGTGCGGATCGGGGTCGAGCGAGCGGCCCCGCTGGGCGGTTTCACCGGCTGGACACCGGCCCGGGTCGTGACGCAGTGGAGCAGCCGATGA